In one window of Halorubrum sp. BV1 DNA:
- a CDS encoding MBL fold metallo-hydrolase: protein MTDSDWGDWLPRAVADADPDTVALWYLGCNGFAIKGRDGTVLWIDPYVGTGDPPRTVRMIPVPFDPADVDVADAVLATHEHTDHVHGPSQAPILSTTDADLIAPDDSIAVAREEECWTDEWDVDEDAFTEVTEGDEAKIGEFTVHVVETQDADATHPVGYVIEHDAGTLFHAGDSKPSDSFSDLSNRFDIDLGILAFGSVGTVPDKETGEPVRTKWYSDENQIAQAANDLELDRLVPTHWDMWKGLTADPTALHEHVRSFEHPNQLEIVEIGDRIDL, encoded by the coding sequence ATGACCGATTCCGACTGGGGCGACTGGCTGCCGCGAGCGGTGGCAGACGCCGACCCCGACACCGTAGCACTGTGGTATCTGGGCTGTAATGGGTTCGCGATCAAGGGGCGTGACGGGACCGTCCTCTGGATCGACCCGTACGTCGGAACCGGGGATCCGCCGCGAACCGTGCGGATGATCCCGGTGCCGTTCGATCCCGCCGACGTCGACGTCGCGGACGCGGTGCTGGCGACTCACGAGCACACAGACCACGTCCACGGGCCGTCGCAAGCGCCGATCCTCTCGACCACGGACGCGGATCTCATCGCGCCCGACGACTCGATCGCGGTCGCCCGTGAAGAGGAGTGCTGGACGGACGAGTGGGACGTCGACGAGGACGCATTCACCGAAGTCACAGAAGGCGACGAAGCGAAGATTGGCGAGTTCACCGTCCACGTCGTCGAAACGCAGGACGCGGACGCGACGCATCCCGTCGGCTACGTGATCGAACACGACGCCGGCACCCTGTTCCACGCCGGCGACAGCAAGCCGTCCGACTCCTTTTCCGACCTCTCGAACCGGTTCGACATCGACCTCGGTATCCTCGCGTTCGGGTCTGTGGGGACCGTTCCGGACAAAGAGACCGGCGAACCTGTTCGGACGAAGTGGTACAGCGACGAGAACCAGATCGCGCAGGCCGCGAACGACCTCGAACTCGACCGACTCGTCCCGACGCACTGGGACATGTGGAAAGGGCTCACCGCCGATCCCACGGCGCTTCACGAACACGTCCGGAGCTTCGAGCACCCAAACCAGCTTGAGATAGTCGAGATCGGCGACAGGATCGATCTGTGA
- the rqcH gene encoding ribosome rescue protein RqcH, which produces MDPKRELSSIDLRALVTELNRYEGAKVDKAYRYDEDLVRLKLRDFDRGRVELMIEVGDVKRAHVADADHVADAPGRPPNFAKMLRNRLSGADFVGVEQYEFDRILTFEFERDDENTTLVAELFGQGNVAALDETGAVVGALETVRLKSRTVAPGTQYEYPASRLNPLDVSFGGFERHMRESDSDVVRTLATQLNLGGLYAEEVCTRAGIDKETPIAEVTDDQLRALHDALADLADRLRSGDVDPRMYEEVVDGGSGDEGEPETRVVDVTPFPLAEHEGLPSVGFDSFNAAVDEYFYRLERQDETGDDAAPADASPSRPDFEEEIAKQERIIEQQEGAIEGFEEQAERERERAELLYANYDLVDEVLSTVRDARADDVPWDEIADTLAAAAERGIPAAEAVVGVDGSEGTVTVELDGEDGTATEIELDADAGVEVNADQLYREAKRIEGKKEGAMAAIESTREELEAVKRRKAEWEESEPADDSDADDEDGEEYETDWLSRSSIPIRSPDDWYERFRWFHTSTGYLVIGGRNADQNEELVKKYMGNHDRFFHTQAHGGPVTLLKAAGPSESADPVDFSEETLREAAQFAVSYSSDWKDGRGAGDAYMVKPDQVSKTPESGEYIEKGSFVIRGDRTYFEDVPCRVAVGVQCEPVTRAIGGPPSAITERAASHVTLEPGMYAQNDAAMMVYRRLKDRFADQSFVRKVASADQLQEFLPPGGSDIVE; this is translated from the coding sequence ATGGACCCGAAGCGGGAGCTGTCGAGCATCGACCTCCGCGCGCTCGTCACCGAACTCAACCGGTACGAGGGCGCGAAGGTCGATAAGGCGTACCGCTACGACGAGGACCTCGTTCGCTTGAAGCTCCGCGATTTCGACCGCGGTCGGGTCGAACTCATGATCGAGGTGGGCGACGTGAAGCGCGCGCACGTCGCGGACGCCGACCACGTCGCGGACGCCCCCGGTCGCCCGCCGAACTTCGCGAAGATGCTCCGAAACCGGCTGTCGGGGGCCGACTTCGTCGGCGTCGAGCAGTACGAGTTCGACCGCATCCTCACCTTCGAGTTCGAGCGCGACGACGAGAACACGACGCTCGTCGCCGAGCTGTTCGGTCAGGGCAACGTCGCCGCGCTCGACGAGACCGGCGCGGTCGTCGGGGCGCTGGAGACGGTCCGGCTCAAGTCCCGAACGGTCGCGCCCGGAACCCAGTACGAGTACCCCGCCTCGCGGTTGAACCCGCTCGACGTGAGCTTCGGCGGGTTCGAACGGCACATGCGCGAGTCCGACAGCGACGTGGTGCGGACGCTGGCGACGCAGCTCAACCTCGGCGGCCTGTACGCCGAGGAGGTGTGCACCCGCGCCGGTATTGACAAGGAAACGCCGATCGCCGAGGTGACGGACGACCAGCTCCGCGCGCTCCACGACGCGCTCGCGGACCTCGCAGACCGACTCCGCTCCGGAGACGTCGACCCGCGTATGTACGAGGAGGTGGTCGACGGCGGATCGGGCGACGAGGGCGAGCCCGAAACCCGCGTGGTCGACGTCACGCCGTTCCCGCTCGCGGAACACGAGGGACTCCCGAGCGTCGGCTTCGACTCGTTTAACGCCGCGGTCGACGAGTACTTTTACCGGCTCGAACGGCAGGACGAGACCGGCGACGACGCCGCCCCCGCGGACGCGAGCCCGTCGCGCCCGGACTTCGAAGAAGAGATCGCGAAACAGGAGCGGATCATCGAACAGCAGGAGGGGGCGATCGAGGGGTTCGAAGAACAGGCCGAACGCGAGCGCGAGCGCGCCGAACTCCTCTACGCCAACTACGACCTCGTCGACGAGGTTCTCTCGACCGTTCGGGACGCGCGCGCGGACGACGTGCCGTGGGACGAGATCGCGGATACCCTCGCCGCCGCCGCAGAGCGCGGGATTCCCGCCGCGGAGGCCGTCGTCGGCGTCGACGGGAGCGAGGGGACCGTGACGGTCGAACTCGACGGCGAGGACGGAACGGCGACCGAGATCGAACTCGACGCGGACGCGGGTGTCGAGGTCAACGCCGATCAGCTGTATCGGGAGGCGAAGCGGATAGAGGGGAAAAAGGAGGGCGCGATGGCGGCTATCGAGTCGACCCGGGAGGAACTGGAGGCCGTCAAGCGGCGCAAGGCGGAGTGGGAGGAAAGCGAGCCGGCCGACGACAGCGACGCAGACGACGAGGACGGAGAGGAGTACGAGACGGACTGGCTCTCGCGGTCGTCGATCCCGATCCGGAGTCCCGACGACTGGTACGAGCGGTTCCGCTGGTTCCACACCTCGACGGGATACCTCGTCATCGGCGGGCGCAACGCTGACCAGAACGAGGAGCTGGTGAAAAAGTACATGGGAAACCACGACCGCTTCTTCCACACGCAGGCGCACGGGGGGCCCGTGACGCTGCTGAAGGCGGCCGGACCCTCGGAATCCGCGGATCCGGTCGACTTCTCCGAGGAGACCCTGCGGGAGGCCGCGCAGTTCGCGGTGTCGTACTCCTCGGACTGGAAGGACGGCCGCGGCGCGGGCGACGCCTACATGGTCAAGCCCGATCAGGTGTCGAAGACCCCAGAGAGCGGCGAATACATCGAGAAGGGGAGCTTCGTGATCCGCGGCGACCGAACGTACTTCGAGGACGTGCCCTGCCGGGTCGCCGTCGGCGTCCAGTGCGAGCCGGTCACCCGCGCCATCGGCGGGCCGCCGTCGGCGATCACCGAGCGGGCGGCGTCGCACGTCACGCTGGAGCCGGGGATGTACGCCCAAAACGATGCGGCTATGATGGTCTACCGTCGGCTGAAAGACCGGTTCGCGGATCAGTCGTTCGTGCGGAAGGTGGCGAGCGCGGACCAGTTACAGGAGTTCCTGCCGCCGGGCGGGTCCGACATCGTGGAGTAA
- a CDS encoding DUF5820 family protein — protein MSFAALPDGWRVWNEEPSGRAILVYRPDVFDGDDLPAECLPTIYLTNGARTARPGSGQYATDEWHVVLFAEPEIELASETRETRETGADAAVEIAARFAAGDVDYRDAYQVPREAYFDRLDDLVGGD, from the coding sequence ATGAGCTTCGCGGCGCTGCCCGACGGCTGGCGGGTGTGGAACGAGGAGCCGAGCGGCCGGGCCATCCTCGTCTACCGTCCCGACGTGTTCGATGGCGACGACCTCCCGGCCGAGTGCCTCCCGACGATCTACCTGACGAACGGCGCGCGGACCGCCCGTCCCGGGTCTGGGCAGTACGCGACCGACGAGTGGCACGTCGTGCTCTTCGCCGAACCCGAGATCGAACTGGCGTCCGAGACGCGCGAGACGCGCGAGACGGGAGCGGACGCCGCGGTCGAGATCGCGGCCCGGTTCGCCGCCGGCGACGTGGACTACCGGGACGCCTACCAGGTACCGCGAGAGGCGTACTTCGATCGGCTTGACGACCTCGTCGGCGGCGACTGA
- the purF gene encoding amidophosphoribosyltransferase yields MNAGGDYTSDEPREKCGVVGVSLADREAARPLYYALYALQHRGQESAGIVTHDGFQQHSHVERGLVGDAFDEGDLASLSGGTGIGHVRYPTAGSLDKSCAQPFSVSFKSGSLGLSHNGNLVNADEVREELAAAGHAFTSDGDTEVIAHDLARNLLEEDLVRAVKHTMNRIHGSYSLTITHDDTVLGVRDPLGNRPLCIGEVDDGYVLASESAAIDTLDGELIRDVRPGELVVLEPDGSGYDTYQLVERDSTAHCFFEHVYFARPDSVIDENLVYEVRRKLGRKLWEESGVESDVVMPVPDSGRAFASGYADAAGETTADGDPRPEGDGGIEFAEGLMKNRYVGRTFIMPTQDERERAVRLKLNPIKSTVEGKSVTIIDDSIVRGTTSTQLVDLVREAGAEEVHLRIGAPAIVAPCYFGIDMATRDELIAADASTEEIRDAVGADSLSYLSVDAVSEALGESRADLCLGCVTGEYPYDVEGEATDRPIGDVTSDLTPADD; encoded by the coding sequence ATGAACGCCGGTGGGGACTACACCTCCGACGAGCCGCGAGAGAAGTGCGGCGTCGTCGGCGTCTCGCTCGCGGACCGAGAGGCCGCGCGGCCGCTGTACTACGCGCTGTACGCGCTCCAGCACCGCGGACAGGAGTCCGCGGGCATCGTCACGCACGACGGGTTCCAACAGCACAGTCACGTCGAGCGGGGACTCGTCGGCGACGCGTTCGACGAGGGGGATCTGGCGTCGCTCTCCGGCGGGACCGGCATCGGTCACGTACGCTACCCGACTGCCGGTAGCCTCGACAAGAGCTGTGCACAGCCTTTTTCGGTCTCGTTCAAGTCCGGGTCGCTCGGGCTCTCGCACAACGGGAACCTGGTGAACGCCGACGAGGTCCGCGAGGAGTTAGCGGCCGCCGGCCACGCGTTCACCTCCGACGGCGACACGGAGGTGATAGCTCACGACCTCGCGCGCAACCTCTTAGAAGAGGATCTCGTGCGCGCGGTCAAACACACGATGAACCGGATCCACGGCTCGTACTCGCTCACAATCACTCACGACGACACCGTTCTCGGCGTGCGCGATCCCCTCGGGAACCGACCGCTCTGTATCGGCGAGGTCGACGACGGCTACGTGCTCGCGAGCGAATCAGCCGCCATCGACACTCTCGACGGCGAGCTGATCCGGGACGTTCGTCCCGGTGAACTCGTCGTGTTAGAGCCCGACGGAAGCGGGTACGACACGTATCAGCTCGTCGAGCGCGACTCGACCGCACACTGCTTTTTCGAACACGTCTACTTCGCGCGTCCCGACTCGGTGATAGACGAGAACCTCGTGTACGAGGTCCGCCGGAAGTTGGGGCGGAAGCTCTGGGAGGAGTCGGGCGTCGAATCCGACGTGGTGATGCCGGTGCCCGACTCCGGGCGCGCGTTCGCCTCCGGCTACGCCGACGCCGCGGGCGAGACCACGGCCGACGGCGATCCCCGGCCCGAGGGAGACGGCGGCATCGAGTTTGCGGAGGGGCTGATGAAGAACCGCTACGTCGGCCGGACGTTCATCATGCCGACGCAAGACGAGCGCGAGCGCGCGGTGCGGTTGAAGCTCAATCCGATCAAATCGACCGTCGAGGGGAAATCGGTCACCATCATCGACGATTCGATCGTTCGCGGGACGACATCGACGCAGCTCGTCGACCTCGTCCGCGAGGCGGGAGCCGAGGAGGTCCATCTGCGGATCGGCGCGCCGGCGATCGTCGCGCCCTGCTACTTCGGGATCGACATGGCGACGCGCGACGAACTGATCGCCGCCGACGCCTCCACCGAAGAGATCCGCGACGCGGTCGGAGCCGACTCGCTGTCGTACCTCTCCGTGGACGCCGTCTCCGAGGCGCTCGGCGAGAGCCGGGCCGACCTCTGTCTCGGCTGTGTCACCGGCGAGTATCCGTACGACGTCGAGGGTGAAGCGACCGATCGACCGATCGGAGACGTCACGTCCGACCTGACGCCGGCCGACGACTGA
- a CDS encoding halocyanin domain-containing protein: MNAIDDDTTMSRRGLFRTGAAGAAVAVGVTAGSGTVAAQYDGWLDDVPNYDGTHDYRGQDEVTVTVGAGNGLVFGPAAILIDPGTTVVWEWSGQGGAHNVVADDETFDSGEPVNEEGYTFEHTFEDVSEGDTFNYLCVPHEAVGMKGAVAVGSVDDDLVTPGEGSDGGDGSAGGSNEDGGEEDESGDGSDGGRDLTASDIGALALGLGFAGALLVPLFYAAHKMATDEE, from the coding sequence ATGAACGCTATCGACGACGACACGACGATGAGCCGCCGCGGTCTGTTTCGAACCGGCGCGGCCGGTGCCGCCGTCGCGGTCGGCGTCACAGCCGGCTCCGGGACCGTGGCGGCCCAGTACGACGGCTGGCTGGACGACGTTCCGAACTACGACGGGACACACGACTACAGGGGGCAAGACGAGGTGACCGTGACGGTTGGCGCGGGCAACGGCCTCGTGTTCGGTCCGGCCGCCATCCTCATCGATCCCGGAACGACCGTCGTTTGGGAGTGGTCCGGTCAGGGCGGCGCACACAACGTCGTCGCGGACGACGAGACGTTCGACAGCGGGGAGCCGGTCAACGAGGAGGGGTACACGTTCGAGCACACCTTCGAGGACGTCTCGGAGGGGGACACGTTCAACTACCTCTGTGTCCCCCACGAGGCGGTCGGGATGAAGGGCGCAGTCGCGGTCGGGTCCGTCGACGACGATCTCGTGACTCCCGGCGAGGGGAGCGACGGCGGTGACGGGTCCGCCGGTGGCAGTAACGAAGACGGCGGCGAGGAGGACGAAAGCGGTGACGGATCCGACGGCGGCCGCGACCTCACCGCGAGTGACATCGGCGCGCTCGCGCTCGGGCTCGGGTTCGCTGGGGCGCTTCTCGTACCGCTGTTCTACGCGGCCCACAAAATGGCGACCGACGAAGAGTAG
- a CDS encoding DUF420 domain-containing protein, whose amino-acid sequence MSEWARENVPTLTALLSTVALALVFGAVGGAIPSSLLPRASDPVLAAIPHVNAAISATAIGTIALGWRAISRGNVARHRALMLTSLALFATFLAAYLYRLIHVGTASFPGPEPVYTYVYLPFLAIHILLAIVCVPFVFYALLLAATRPYEELYHTRHAQAGFVAAVLWLVSFAMGIGVYLMLYHAF is encoded by the coding sequence ATGTCCGAGTGGGCCCGCGAGAACGTTCCGACCCTGACCGCCCTCTTATCGACCGTCGCGCTCGCGCTCGTGTTCGGGGCCGTGGGCGGCGCGATCCCGAGTTCGCTTCTCCCGCGCGCGAGCGACCCCGTACTCGCCGCGATCCCGCACGTCAACGCCGCGATCTCCGCGACCGCGATCGGCACCATCGCGCTCGGGTGGCGGGCCATCTCCCGCGGGAACGTCGCCCGCCACCGGGCGCTCATGCTGACCTCGCTCGCGCTGTTCGCGACGTTCCTCGCCGCGTACCTCTACCGACTGATCCACGTTGGCACCGCCTCCTTTCCCGGACCCGAACCTGTCTACACGTACGTCTACCTCCCGTTTCTCGCCATTCACATCCTGCTCGCAATCGTCTGCGTCCCGTTCGTGTTCTACGCGCTGCTTCTGGCCGCGACCAGACCGTACGAAGAGCTGTATCACACGCGTCACGCCCAAGCGGGGTTCGTCGCCGCCGTCCTCTGGCTCGTCTCCTTCGCGATGGGGATCGGCGTGTACCTGATGCTGTATCACGCCTTTTGA
- the gatE gene encoding Glu-tRNA(Gln) amidotransferase subunit GatE: MSEDATPAYDYEELGLVAGLEIHQQLDTATKLFCDSPTTERDPAESGREITRRLHPTKSELGELDDAAVEESRVDREFTYLAYDTTCLVEEDDEPPRRVDSEALSVALQIADLLDVSVVDQAHVMRKLVIDGSNTSGFQRSILLGQHGEIETSEGTVSIADLMLEEESAKRVEETDDGVVYSLDRLGVPLVEIGTGPDIRSPEGAREAAARIGMLLRSTGAVKRGLGTIRQDVNVSIAEGARVEVKGVQDLAGIEDIVRGEVGRQAELLAIRDELRERDASVGDVRDVTDVFADTESGVIRGALDSGGKVTAVPLFGFDGLVGREIQDDRRLGTELSDHAKRHGAGGIFHTDELPAYGVTETEVEALREAMGAGETDAVAIVAADPETADLAIEAAADRAATAIEDVPEETRGANEDGTTRYLRPLPGAARMYPETDVPPVEPDPTVVDRPELLDEKADRYTEEFGLDAGLAEQVAFGQRFPLFETAVERGVDPTFAASTLESTTTEIRRDGAPVENLTDEHFLAVFELVEDGDLAKEGVPEVLATLAESPELSAAEAVEEAGLSGVSEAEVREAVVEVVDRNADQIDEEGMAAFSGLMGEAMGALRGKADGEVVSDVLREEIGKRS, from the coding sequence ATGAGCGAGGACGCGACCCCCGCGTACGACTACGAGGAACTGGGGCTCGTCGCCGGCTTGGAGATCCACCAGCAGCTCGACACGGCGACCAAGCTGTTCTGTGACTCCCCGACGACCGAGCGCGACCCGGCGGAGTCGGGCCGGGAGATCACCCGGCGACTCCACCCGACGAAGAGCGAGCTGGGCGAACTCGACGACGCCGCAGTAGAGGAGAGCCGCGTCGACAGGGAGTTCACCTACCTCGCGTACGACACCACTTGTCTCGTCGAGGAGGACGACGAACCGCCCCGCCGCGTCGATAGCGAGGCCCTCTCCGTGGCGCTGCAGATCGCCGACCTCCTCGACGTGAGCGTCGTCGATCAGGCCCACGTGATGCGAAAGCTCGTCATCGACGGGTCGAACACGTCCGGCTTCCAGCGGTCGATCCTGCTCGGACAGCACGGCGAGATCGAGACGAGCGAAGGAACAGTCTCCATCGCCGACCTCATGTTGGAAGAGGAATCCGCAAAGCGGGTCGAAGAGACCGACGACGGTGTCGTCTACTCGCTGGATCGCTTGGGCGTTCCCCTCGTCGAGATCGGGACGGGACCGGATATCCGGAGCCCCGAGGGTGCCCGCGAGGCCGCGGCGCGCATCGGGATGCTCCTCCGATCCACGGGAGCGGTCAAGCGCGGCCTCGGAACGATCCGGCAGGACGTCAACGTCTCCATCGCCGAGGGCGCGCGCGTCGAGGTGAAAGGCGTTCAGGATCTGGCCGGGATCGAAGACATCGTCCGCGGCGAAGTGGGCCGACAGGCCGAGCTGCTCGCGATTCGCGACGAACTCCGCGAGCGCGACGCGAGTGTCGGCGACGTCCGCGACGTGACCGACGTCTTCGCCGACACGGAGTCGGGCGTGATCCGCGGCGCGCTCGATTCCGGTGGGAAGGTGACCGCGGTCCCCCTGTTCGGATTCGACGGGCTCGTCGGGCGCGAGATTCAGGACGACCGGCGGCTCGGGACCGAACTGTCGGACCACGCGAAGCGCCACGGTGCCGGCGGGATCTTCCACACCGACGAGCTTCCGGCCTACGGCGTGACCGAGACGGAGGTCGAAGCGCTGCGGGAGGCGATGGGCGCGGGGGAGACGGACGCGGTCGCCATCGTCGCGGCCGACCCCGAGACCGCCGACCTCGCGATCGAGGCGGCGGCCGACCGCGCCGCGACCGCCATCGAGGACGTGCCGGAGGAAACCCGCGGCGCGAACGAAGACGGGACGACGCGGTACCTCAGACCGCTTCCCGGGGCCGCGCGGATGTATCCGGAGACGGACGTCCCGCCGGTCGAACCCGACCCGACCGTGGTCGACCGTCCGGAACTCCTCGACGAGAAGGCGGACCGGTACACGGAGGAGTTCGGCCTCGACGCGGGGCTCGCAGAGCAGGTCGCGTTCGGACAACGCTTCCCGCTTTTCGAGACGGCGGTCGAGCGCGGTGTCGACCCCACCTTCGCCGCGTCGACGCTGGAGTCGACGACGACGGAGATACGACGCGACGGCGCGCCGGTCGAGAATCTCACCGACGAGCACTTCCTCGCGGTCTTCGAACTCGTCGAGGACGGCGATCTCGCGAAGGAGGGCGTTCCCGAGGTGCTCGCGACGCTCGCGGAGAGTCCCGAACTGTCGGCCGCAGAAGCCGTCGAGGAGGCCGGCCTCTCCGGCGTGAGCGAGGCGGAGGTGCGAGAGGCGGTCGTCGAGGTCGTCGATCGTAACGCCGATCAGATCGACGAGGAGGGGATGGCCGCGTTCTCCGGACTAATGGGCGAGGCGATGGGTGCGCTGCGCGGCAAGGCGGACGGCGAAGTGGTCTCTGACGTGCTCCGCGAGGAGATCGGCAAGCGGTCGTAA
- a CDS encoding DUF2070 family protein, with protein sequence MGADNVDIFQRLVFSVPSLSVQIPALAGLSLVYGAIAFAAVSAFTPLDPAPAGVLPVAVLLFLLPFAFAAELFPRVLSQYPRTWSYFLALTSQFVMFVYALVLSGANDIGNAWSIIWLCFITLYLLNILVLVISTGIDRYKRILLVSLAEPAALIAAFYAIGGGGDLGFSTYRHVFAFASLLIAAVFLVFVLLVVDYLIRSNTDVSAFELTSGILRNDRSSLDLGVEARPDVETLVIDNGDRLRLVAPWVHPGPLGGFGGGQLSSNVIDALNEDDESGFFVHVPCTHKEDLSNPEDAAKILDAVREPTGVARASRLVHEDYGEIEFHGRRIGDKQVIYLHGEGIDDYDTGVFMRDVDTEEVLLVDLHKHDLQDGPEKEVLYGSAEADRLKTHFDDFRSRLSEEPVHKYAAGFEVVRSAQDVVAIVERVDGESVLLMGIDTNGITPDVRALAAEYEAEFDAVLVFSTDTHASIHELANMTRSDVEALEGAIERATADVAPATVGLASQRTRPLKLLKTDYNGLVFSVNILIRLTIIALFILYVALVLWLFF encoded by the coding sequence ATGGGCGCAGACAACGTCGACATCTTCCAGCGGTTGGTGTTCAGCGTCCCCTCCCTGTCGGTGCAGATCCCGGCGCTCGCGGGACTCAGCCTCGTGTACGGCGCGATCGCCTTCGCCGCCGTCTCGGCGTTCACTCCGCTCGATCCCGCGCCCGCCGGCGTGCTTCCGGTCGCAGTCCTGCTGTTTTTGCTTCCGTTCGCGTTCGCCGCCGAGCTGTTCCCCCGGGTGTTATCGCAGTACCCGCGGACGTGGAGCTATTTTCTGGCGCTCACGAGCCAGTTCGTCATGTTCGTCTATGCCTTGGTGCTCTCCGGGGCGAACGACATCGGGAACGCGTGGAGTATCATCTGGCTGTGTTTCATCACGCTGTACCTGCTCAACATCTTGGTGCTCGTGATCTCGACGGGCATCGACCGCTACAAGCGGATCCTCCTCGTCTCGCTCGCCGAGCCCGCCGCACTCATTGCCGCCTTCTACGCGATCGGTGGGGGCGGAGACCTCGGTTTTTCGACGTACCGACACGTATTCGCGTTCGCGTCGCTACTCATCGCGGCGGTCTTCTTAGTGTTCGTGCTGCTCGTCGTCGACTACCTGATCCGGAGCAACACCGACGTGTCGGCGTTCGAACTCACCTCCGGAATCTTACGGAACGACCGTTCCTCGCTCGATCTCGGCGTCGAGGCCCGGCCCGACGTCGAGACGCTCGTCATCGATAACGGCGACCGACTCAGGCTGGTCGCGCCGTGGGTGCATCCGGGGCCGCTCGGCGGCTTCGGAGGCGGCCAGCTCAGCAGTAATGTGATCGACGCGCTGAACGAGGACGACGAGAGCGGCTTCTTCGTGCACGTCCCGTGTACGCACAAAGAGGACCTCTCGAACCCGGAGGACGCGGCGAAGATCTTAGACGCCGTCCGCGAGCCGACGGGCGTCGCGCGGGCGTCTCGGCTCGTCCACGAGGACTACGGCGAGATCGAGTTCCACGGTCGCCGCATCGGTGACAAACAGGTGATATACCTCCACGGTGAGGGGATAGACGACTACGACACCGGCGTCTTCATGCGGGACGTCGACACCGAGGAGGTGCTCCTCGTAGACCTGCACAAACACGACCTCCAAGACGGCCCCGAAAAGGAGGTGTTGTACGGATCCGCGGAGGCCGACCGCCTGAAGACGCACTTCGACGACTTCCGCTCCCGGCTCTCCGAAGAGCCAGTCCACAAGTACGCCGCCGGCTTCGAGGTCGTCCGGTCGGCCCAAGACGTGGTGGCGATAGTCGAGCGCGTCGACGGCGAGTCGGTCCTGCTCATGGGGATAGACACCAACGGGATCACCCCGGACGTGCGGGCGTTGGCGGCCGAGTACGAGGCGGAGTTCGACGCTGTGCTCGTCTTCTCGACCGACACGCACGCCTCCATCCACGAACTCGCGAACATGACCCGGTCGGACGTCGAGGCGCTTGAAGGAGCGATCGAGCGCGCGACCGCGGACGTGGCTCCCGCGACGGTCGGGCTCGCCAGCCAGCGGACTCGCCCGCTCAAGCTTCTCAAGACCGACTACAACGGACTGGTGTTCAGCGTCAACATCCTCATTCGGCTGACGATAATCGCGCTGTTCATCCTCTACGTGGCGCTCGTGTTGTGGCTGTTCTTCTGA
- a CDS encoding glycosyltransferase yields MNIGFFTDSYFPGIDGVTYTISAWRDRLRDRGHEVSVVYPESSHEPDDQEFPVHSLPNPFYEQYRVPTYRRLSTLPDFDVVHCHGPAATGLMGAWYAKRRGVKSVYTHHTPVEDYFVQGLRSERLAHAAGRLYVAYENRLLRSFDCVTASTDRIRRDVTPRKLPVGIEMDTFRPTDPLFESDDPVVGYSGRLTRKKHVDEILRLAERRSDLRFELVGEGPVRESLERAAPQNVRVRDFLPREDLPAFYAALDVFVTASTCDTLGLSTLEANACGTPVAAADVSPFDETIGRDNGARFAHGDLDDMERAVDDCLDRDRPTRDAVERFSIERTIDDLEAIYGVT; encoded by the coding sequence ATGAATATCGGATTCTTCACCGACAGCTACTTCCCCGGCATCGACGGCGTCACCTACACGATCAGCGCGTGGCGCGATCGGCTCCGGGACCGCGGACACGAGGTGTCCGTCGTCTATCCCGAGAGCAGCCACGAGCCCGATGATCAGGAGTTCCCCGTCCACTCGCTGCCGAACCCGTTTTACGAGCAGTATCGTGTGCCGACCTACCGGCGACTCTCCACGCTGCCCGACTTCGACGTGGTCCACTGCCACGGCCCCGCGGCGACGGGACTGATGGGGGCCTGGTACGCCAAGCGACGCGGCGTGAAGTCGGTCTACACGCACCACACCCCGGTCGAGGACTACTTCGTCCAAGGGCTCAGATCGGAGCGGCTCGCGCACGCCGCCGGGCGGCTGTACGTCGCATACGAGAACCGACTACTCCGGTCGTTCGACTGCGTGACCGCCTCCACCGACCGGATACGCCGCGACGTGACCCCCCGGAAGCTCCCGGTGGGCATCGAGATGGACACGTTCCGCCCGACCGATCCGCTGTTCGAGTCCGACGACCCCGTGGTCGGCTACAGCGGTCGGCTCACGCGAAAGAAACACGTCGACGAGATCCTCCGCCTCGCGGAGCGGCGGTCCGACCTCCGATTTGAACTCGTCGGAGAGGGGCCGGTCCGGGAGTCGCTCGAACGCGCGGCCCCGCAGAACGTGCGGGTCCGAGATTTTCTGCCGCGAGAGGATCTCCCGGCGTTTTACGCCGCACTCGATGTCTTCGTCACGGCTTCGACCTGCGACACGCTCGGTCTCTCGACGCTCGAAGCCAACGCCTGCGGCACCCCGGTCGCGGCCGCGGACGTGTCGCCGTTCGACGAGACGATCGGCCGCGACAACGGCGCGCGGTTCGCCCACGGCGACCTCGACGACATGGAGCGAGCGGTGGACGACTGTCTCGACCGCGACCGTCCGACGCGCGACGCCGTCGAGCGGTTCTCCATCGAGCGGACGATAGACGATCTCGAAGCGATCTACGGGGTGACGTAG